One genomic segment of Catalinimonas alkaloidigena includes these proteins:
- a CDS encoding RagB/SusD family nutrient uptake outer membrane protein, giving the protein MQYLKNSVCISLLLLMAACSEDFVTKEYQNGVVDENFFQNAQDAEQALTAVYDIVGQKGYYRDAIFPLGESSSDNIDEQTGDNGDFGFHYKAISDYRWVPDNPFFTARWYDSYRGIFRANILLEKLPEIDMDDAIKRQFAAEAKFLRGLFYFTLIISYGDVPLITEVLTRDEYSNLSRSDQALVYAQVEQDLIEAADVLPVDAAELGRATRGSALGLLSRVYLYQQKWQETVDASVEVINLNQYNLIDDYGSMFNGHNENSEESIFEMQSVARAPSFWSGQSENLYSVMWSPMIGWANWFTPSVDLIESFEENDMRRKASLLLVDANDSIDLNGDGVLDPFPAPELGSNTVFFTDSNVRKFLPEGQPLNDVNNFDINFPIIRYAEVLLNYAEALNELGESSDALVPLNEVRARASLPAISISEQGALREIIYHERRIELVFEGHRFFDLKRQGRAQEVLGPLGWQAGQHEYFPIPQEELDLNPNLTQYPE; this is encoded by the coding sequence ATGCAATACCTGAAAAATTCAGTTTGTATTTCGCTACTACTCCTCATGGCAGCCTGTAGCGAAGACTTTGTGACCAAAGAATACCAGAATGGTGTGGTAGACGAGAACTTTTTCCAGAATGCCCAGGACGCTGAACAGGCACTTACTGCAGTGTATGATATTGTAGGGCAGAAAGGTTACTACCGGGATGCTATATTCCCGCTCGGTGAGTCTTCCTCTGACAATATAGACGAACAGACCGGCGACAATGGTGACTTTGGCTTCCATTATAAAGCCATCAGTGACTACCGATGGGTGCCCGATAACCCCTTTTTTACAGCTCGCTGGTACGATTCATACCGGGGCATCTTTAGGGCCAACATTTTATTGGAAAAGCTGCCTGAAATTGACATGGATGATGCCATTAAGCGCCAGTTTGCGGCTGAGGCAAAGTTTCTGAGGGGGCTTTTCTACTTTACGCTGATCATCTCCTACGGTGATGTTCCTCTAATAACTGAAGTACTTACCCGCGATGAATATAGTAATCTTTCAAGATCTGACCAGGCACTGGTCTATGCGCAGGTAGAGCAGGACCTCATTGAAGCTGCCGATGTCCTGCCCGTAGATGCGGCAGAACTGGGCAGAGCTACCCGGGGCTCGGCTTTAGGTCTACTGAGCAGGGTATACCTCTACCAGCAAAAGTGGCAGGAAACAGTTGATGCCAGTGTGGAAGTGATCAACCTGAACCAGTATAATCTGATAGATGACTACGGCAGCATGTTCAATGGCCACAACGAAAATAGCGAAGAGTCTATTTTTGAAATGCAGTCAGTAGCCAGAGCACCAAGTTTCTGGAGTGGACAGTCTGAAAATCTCTACAGTGTAATGTGGAGTCCAATGATTGGCTGGGCCAACTGGTTTACGCCGAGTGTTGACCTCATTGAATCCTTTGAAGAAAATGATATGAGACGTAAAGCTTCACTGCTTCTGGTGGATGCCAATGATTCTATAGACCTCAACGGAGACGGTGTGCTGGACCCTTTTCCGGCACCTGAGCTAGGTTCCAATACTGTGTTCTTTACGGATTCTAACGTCCGTAAATTTCTTCCGGAAGGCCAACCCCTGAATGATGTCAACAATTTTGATATTAATTTCCCCATCATTCGCTATGCTGAAGTACTACTCAACTACGCTGAGGCACTAAATGAACTGGGAGAGTCATCAGATGCGCTCGTGCCACTTAATGAGGTGAGGGCCAGGGCCAGTTTGCCAGCTATCAGTATCAGTGAACAGGGAGCATTGCGTGAAATAATCTACCATGAGCGTAGGATAGAGCTGGTATTTGAGGGACATCGTTTCTTTGACCTCAAGCGTCAGGGACGTGCTCAGGAAGTATTGGGACCACTGGGCTGGCAAGCAGGCCAACACGAATATTTCCCCATACCCCAGGAAGAACTTGACCTAAATCCCAATTTAACTCAGTACCCTGAATAA
- a CDS encoding SusC/RagA family TonB-linked outer membrane protein — MHKSSQSKLLLVCWLLLMFSSLPQAWSQVRTINGTITDQSNGSPLPGVNILVKGTTNGTITDIEGKFSLSVQSANPVLIVSSIGYLSQEIEVGNQNQINVQLTEDVASLEEVVVVGYGTQKKSNITGAIASVSGEDLEKVQVASFDQAIQGMAAGVYVTSNSGQPGGGISVRIRGIGAINNSNPLYVIDGVIVGAGNSETTNPLASLNPNDIESVEVLKDAASAAIYGARAANGVVLITTKRGSSGQPTLSYNGYYGLQVPTTNLPRPLNAQEFAENMNQAFTAAGQDAPFDNPAALGEGTNWKDVLMRNGNIQDHQLSLSGGNEKHNYFVSANYFNNQGIMIETFHKRMSFRVNTDNQLTDKWSVGNSLAFSRTSRYDNGSGNRTFIHGSFTEIYQMLPTQPVYNDDGTFAGPTDTRLERRRNAASRELLPERDNVENRLLGNLYVNFEPIKGLTFRTSFSTDIVGRNTYFFEPPYHEGLLEDLYSNVNRSAVNSTFWLWENFATYQKALGKHNFSLMVGTSAQNFDIRSISANAEYDSDAFTEVTNSALINNSTTSFTEESLASVFGRFTYNFDERYLLTANIRRDGSSKFGPNNKFGVFPSFSAGWRISEENFFDSQLVNDLKLRGGWGQVGSDAIGNFKYLAALNTGFNYPFGNQTGSSSLGAALLELGNPNIQWETATEWSIGADVGLLDNRLTFTADYFEKTRTDMLLTLPLAGISGLTQTVDNVGELLNRGFEFSTNYRKATGKFTYDIGLNFTTFYNEVVDIDILNEIVASTYSGSGAVALIRVGQPLGVFYGLVTEGLFQTPEEVRQANAVDGDESTPFQLSDTAPGDFRYRDLNGDGRITGDDRQIIGSPVPDFSYGINGSLQYGNFDLNFQLFGVQGNEILNLGRSIRESSGRAFNKSSTVVNAWNGPGSSNSIPRPIVTDPNQNVRVGTHLVEDGSFLRLRNLQLGYNLSPELLSSLGITRLRAYIAGQNLLTFTNYSGNDPEIGFDGNNTAANGLDQDLYPQARTYTIGVNVSF, encoded by the coding sequence ATGCACAAAAGTTCACAATCCAAATTACTTTTGGTATGCTGGTTATTGCTCATGTTCAGCAGCTTACCACAGGCCTGGTCTCAGGTCAGAACGATCAACGGTACCATCACCGATCAAAGTAATGGTTCACCACTTCCCGGAGTCAACATTCTTGTAAAAGGTACTACCAACGGTACCATTACAGATATAGAGGGAAAATTCAGTCTTTCGGTACAGTCTGCCAACCCTGTTCTGATTGTGAGTTCTATCGGTTACCTGTCGCAGGAGATAGAAGTAGGCAACCAGAACCAGATCAATGTACAACTTACTGAAGACGTTGCTTCACTGGAAGAAGTGGTGGTGGTTGGTTACGGTACCCAGAAGAAAAGTAACATTACCGGTGCCATTGCTTCTGTCTCGGGAGAAGACTTGGAGAAAGTACAGGTAGCTAGTTTTGACCAGGCCATTCAGGGTATGGCGGCTGGCGTTTACGTGACGTCTAACAGTGGGCAGCCCGGAGGAGGGATTAGCGTACGTATCCGTGGGATAGGTGCGATCAACAACAGTAATCCTTTGTATGTAATTGATGGCGTGATTGTTGGCGCAGGCAATAGCGAAACCACTAATCCGCTGGCCTCATTAAACCCCAATGATATTGAGTCAGTTGAGGTACTCAAAGATGCGGCTTCTGCCGCGATCTATGGAGCAAGAGCTGCCAATGGTGTTGTGCTGATCACTACCAAGCGTGGAAGTAGTGGCCAGCCTACCCTCAGCTACAATGGCTATTACGGCCTACAGGTACCCACCACCAATCTGCCCCGTCCCCTGAACGCACAGGAATTTGCAGAAAATATGAACCAGGCATTCACCGCAGCAGGTCAGGACGCACCCTTTGACAATCCTGCCGCCCTGGGCGAGGGAACCAACTGGAAAGATGTACTGATGCGCAACGGTAACATACAGGATCACCAGCTCTCACTTTCCGGCGGTAACGAGAAGCATAACTATTTTGTCTCAGCCAACTACTTCAACAACCAGGGGATCATGATAGAAACCTTTCATAAGCGAATGTCTTTCCGGGTCAATACTGATAATCAGCTGACTGATAAATGGTCGGTAGGGAATAGCCTGGCATTCAGCCGTACCTCCCGCTATGACAATGGCTCGGGCAACCGAACCTTTATTCATGGTTCTTTCACAGAAATCTACCAGATGCTACCCACTCAGCCGGTGTACAATGATGATGGTACTTTTGCCGGACCCACCGATACACGCCTGGAAAGAAGAAGAAATGCAGCCTCCCGTGAATTACTTCCGGAGAGAGATAATGTGGAAAACCGGCTACTGGGTAATCTCTACGTAAATTTTGAACCCATCAAAGGCCTAACTTTTCGCACCAGTTTCTCAACAGATATTGTCGGACGCAATACCTATTTCTTTGAACCGCCCTACCATGAAGGACTATTGGAAGACCTATACTCCAATGTAAACCGATCAGCTGTTAACTCTACCTTCTGGCTCTGGGAAAATTTTGCTACTTATCAGAAGGCACTGGGCAAACACAATTTCTCTCTCATGGTGGGTACTTCAGCCCAGAATTTTGATATCAGGTCAATATCTGCCAATGCGGAATATGATTCTGATGCATTTACCGAAGTAACCAACAGTGCGCTGATTAATAATTCCACTACCTCCTTTACCGAAGAATCACTGGCTTCTGTGTTTGGTCGTTTTACCTACAATTTTGACGAGCGCTACCTCCTGACCGCTAACATCCGGCGAGATGGTTCTTCAAAATTTGGTCCTAATAATAAATTTGGTGTCTTTCCCTCCTTTTCTGCCGGATGGAGAATCTCTGAAGAAAACTTTTTTGACTCACAGCTTGTCAATGATCTCAAGCTCAGAGGTGGTTGGGGACAGGTAGGTTCTGATGCCATCGGAAATTTCAAATACCTGGCAGCCCTTAATACCGGGTTTAATTATCCTTTTGGTAATCAGACCGGATCTTCCAGCCTAGGAGCTGCATTGCTAGAGTTGGGTAACCCAAATATACAATGGGAAACCGCTACTGAGTGGAGCATTGGTGCGGATGTGGGGCTACTGGACAACCGACTTACCTTCACTGCCGATTATTTTGAAAAAACACGTACCGATATGTTGCTCACCCTGCCGCTGGCCGGAATTTCAGGACTCACGCAGACCGTAGATAATGTGGGTGAACTACTCAACAGAGGTTTTGAATTCAGCACCAACTACCGCAAAGCAACCGGCAAATTTACCTATGACATTGGACTTAACTTCACTACTTTCTACAATGAAGTCGTAGATATTGACATCTTGAATGAAATCGTAGCTTCTACTTATTCAGGTTCGGGTGCTGTAGCCCTGATCCGGGTGGGGCAGCCTTTGGGCGTATTCTATGGCCTGGTGACTGAAGGACTATTCCAGACACCAGAAGAAGTACGGCAGGCCAACGCAGTAGATGGAGACGAAAGCACACCATTTCAGCTGTCAGACACTGCTCCCGGTGATTTCAGGTACCGAGATCTGAATGGAGATGGCCGTATCACCGGTGACGACCGTCAGATTATCGGCAGCCCGGTGCCTGATTTTTCTTATGGAATCAACGGTAGTCTGCAATACGGTAATTTTGACCTTAACTTCCAACTTTTTGGTGTGCAGGGTAATGAAATACTCAACCTGGGCAGGTCAATTCGGGAGTCTTCCGGTAGGGCCTTTAACAAAAGCAGTACCGTGGTCAACGCCTGGAATGGCCCGGGAAGCAGTAATTCTATCCCCCGACCAATAGTCACCGACCCTAACCAGAACGTAAGAGTGGGAACTCACCTCGTGGAAGATGGCTCTTTTCTTCGCTTAAGAAATCTTCAGTTGGGCTACAATCTCTCACCTGAGTTACTATCCAGCTTGGGGATTACCAGGCTCAGAGCCTATATCGCCGGGCAAAATCTGCTGACCTTCACTAATTACAGCGGCAATGACCCGGAAATTGGTTTTGACGGAAACAATACCGCCGCCAATGGCCTGGACCAGGACCTGTATCCACAGGCAAGGACCTATACAATAGGTGTAAACGTAAGCTTTTAA
- a CDS encoding mandelate racemase/muconate lactonizing enzyme family protein gives MNRITPYIKGKNPFDMDFFTAGGSHLDYLARAAYAGINNACWDIIGKVKGYPVYKLLAQDLEPPDQMKIYASGGVNHAWYRNGEQELIEEALRYKEEGYDAFKLRNGTSWEFSGMTLEKHIEVLRKLREAVGPDFKLMLEKHPHSLEAIVHQLAPALEDLKFYWFEEPMNQWEEGAVERHLQIKEAMPSVMISGGERFTNRLQLMEWINSGAYDIIQSDCNFTGISEGWHIAQMANLYGRLQCPHNWHGGLTTMANLHFVAGVPNGHMCELNQTFNPLKDKIFKKPLVVVNGYMKLPDKPGFGVEIIEDVEKKFPFVSGKYLKPNPRLTKN, from the coding sequence ATGAATAGGATTACGCCTTACATAAAAGGCAAAAATCCTTTTGACATGGACTTCTTTACCGCTGGTGGTTCACATCTGGATTACCTGGCCAGGGCAGCCTATGCAGGCATCAACAATGCCTGCTGGGACATCATTGGTAAAGTCAAAGGATATCCTGTTTATAAGCTATTGGCACAGGATCTTGAGCCTCCCGACCAGATGAAAATATATGCCAGCGGTGGGGTTAACCATGCATGGTATCGCAACGGCGAACAGGAGTTGATAGAAGAAGCACTACGCTATAAGGAAGAAGGCTATGATGCTTTTAAGTTAAGAAACGGCACCAGTTGGGAATTTAGCGGGATGACATTGGAAAAGCACATTGAAGTACTACGTAAACTGAGAGAAGCAGTCGGGCCGGATTTTAAGCTGATGCTGGAAAAGCACCCTCATTCGCTGGAAGCTATAGTACACCAACTGGCTCCTGCCTTGGAAGATCTTAAGTTTTACTGGTTTGAAGAACCTATGAACCAGTGGGAAGAAGGAGCGGTAGAACGACACCTTCAAATTAAAGAGGCAATGCCCTCTGTGATGATTTCTGGCGGAGAGCGTTTTACCAACCGGCTGCAGTTGATGGAGTGGATCAATAGTGGCGCTTATGATATCATACAATCTGACTGTAATTTTACTGGAATCAGTGAAGGATGGCATATTGCACAAATGGCCAATCTTTATGGACGGCTTCAGTGTCCCCACAATTGGCACGGCGGACTTACCACCATGGCTAATTTGCACTTCGTAGCTGGCGTACCCAACGGACATATGTGCGAACTAAACCAGACTTTCAATCCGCTAAAAGACAAAATTTTCAAGAAACCGCTTGTCGTCGTAAATGGCTATATGAAACTACCCGATAAGCCGGGATTTGGTGTTGAAATCATTGAGGACGTTGAGAAAAAATTTCCTTTCGTAAGTGGAAAATATCTAAAACCCAATCCCAGATTAACAAAAAATTAA
- a CDS encoding FG-GAP repeat domain-containing protein, translated as MFTHQSKLLTLLITAPIFGACHYLHEPGFRQIPLSEHSIQFINQLRPTASINIFNFNYFYSDSDGGVGIGDFNGNSLPDIYMGGNMVSSGLYLNLGSFRSEDITLHSRTGTDRWLTRISVVDINHDHLTDLYLGVSGLEQAKRGNLQFVNQGNNARSILQFKKMSVDYGLDYDGYTTYAAFSDFDQDQDLDIYLLNAVNTEFYGNQIRKIGTDEKALTSNKLFENRGIGENGHPVFKDISVNAGITKEGIGLGINYHDFNEDSFSDINVSYDCLSNDLLNINIVQQDGTFCDEEGHGEEWLNLTEMVDSTKVTYTNNYVLEEIPDYTNVEEKQFFLDPRILDEIGFHKIP; from the coding sequence GTGTTTACTCATCAGTCAAAATTACTCACCTTACTAATTACAGCGCCTATTTTTGGTGCTTGTCATTATCTCCATGAGCCTGGTTTCAGACAAATACCTCTGAGTGAACATAGCATTCAATTTATCAACCAATTGCGTCCCACCGCCTCAATCAATATCTTTAACTTTAACTATTTCTATAGTGATAGTGATGGAGGGGTAGGCATTGGGGATTTCAATGGCAACAGTCTGCCGGACATTTACATGGGAGGTAATATGGTTTCCAGCGGATTATATCTAAACCTAGGGAGTTTTAGGTCTGAGGATATTACGCTTCATTCACGAACTGGTACCGATCGCTGGCTCACCAGGATTTCCGTAGTGGATATCAACCACGACCATTTAACTGATCTCTATTTGGGGGTTTCAGGGTTAGAACAAGCCAAAAGAGGAAATCTGCAATTTGTCAATCAGGGAAATAATGCCAGAAGCATTCTTCAGTTTAAAAAGATGTCGGTTGACTATGGCTTAGACTACGACGGCTACACCACCTATGCTGCTTTTTCTGACTTTGACCAGGATCAGGACCTTGATATCTATTTGTTAAACGCTGTAAATACTGAGTTTTATGGCAACCAGATTCGTAAAATCGGCACCGACGAAAAAGCCCTGACCAGTAATAAATTATTTGAAAATAGGGGTATTGGTGAGAATGGTCATCCGGTTTTTAAGGACATCTCTGTAAATGCAGGAATTACCAAAGAAGGAATTGGCCTGGGTATAAACTACCATGACTTCAACGAGGATTCTTTTTCTGATATAAATGTATCCTACGATTGTCTCTCCAATGATCTGCTTAATATCAACATCGTCCAGCAGGATGGTACTTTCTGCGATGAGGAAGGTCACGGAGAAGAGTGGCTTAACCTTACAGAAATGGTGGATTCTACCAAGGTGACATACACCAACAATTATGTATTGGAGGAGATTCCAGATTATACAAATGTGGAGGAAAAACAATTCTTTCTTGACCCTAGAATTTTAGATGAAATAGGCTTTCATAAAATTCCCTAG
- a CDS encoding VCBS repeat-containing protein — protein sequence MYLSDVLLVGIDARKSLQLFLAVFLFLNLSCKPAQEDPPTSIPTLFRALSPASTGIDFANLIHENERTNFLTYPYMYNGGGVAVGDLDNDGLPDIYFTGNMEGDRLYHNQGSLKFKDITRQAGILSQNLWTTGVTMADVNNDGLLDIYVCRSGDRGFRNNLLYINQGHMKFKEEARNWGINDNGYSTQATFFDYDLDGDLDLYLVNHSIRFNFNQEEIFKNKFSPLPEEADQLYRNEGDHFTNVSQEAGIQHFAFGLSATAADLNNDGYPDIYAGSDFFEPDFLYINQQDGTFRDVLKQSTRHISFSSMGADIADYNNDGLPDIFVADMRAADHYRYQANMVGMNRHKFSRMLAEDYHYQYMQNTLQLHQGYDVQGVPLFSEVGQLAGVSSTDWSWSALFFDMDNDGWKDLFVSNGIARDIQNKDAWTRINESRQKRPAFSEMLSFFPEAPLHNYTYHNAGDLSFEDVSSSFGIDYQGASNGVAYADLDNDGDLDLVMNNLNAQASVYENVAARQTDQHFLQIKFRGREDNHFGLGARVNIRYQDQQQYQELSLSRGFQSSVPPILHFGTDSLKQVDEVEVFWPNGKQQILKNVTADQLLLIDQKDAKMPDKDNKSQVNQARLQQLNLVEILHQEEAFDDFAREPLLSYKLSSNGPVIAIADVNNDRLEDFYFGGSKGFSGKLYLQNSDETFSSREQAVWKVDRNNEDTDALFFDVDQDGDMDLYVASGSNEFETSSPHLKDRLYLNDGKGNFSSAKLPDLSQNNSCIASADFDQDGDLDIFVGGASVPGAYPQAESAYLLINEGGVFNKQKLGIKGLITDAVWADIDQDEDEDLLIVGHWMAPLLLENQNGSLHPPRDLDFVDHAQKLRMSGLWNSILAQDVDQDGKIDLVLGNEGLNSPYKASRAHPLEMKATDFDNNGSLDALMAYHQDGNSYPVQGRDKILTRVPSWQRKFPDYHSFASMTMEQILEDETSDSLLHLEVNQLASCILFNEGNGTFSLQLLPIQTQISAVQAISAADLNQDGFDDLILAGNHYDWEVETSRNDAGIGLILLSTGKRSFRPLSLSESGFLADEEVRDMELLKTAGNSTLLLVGRNQDSLQVYRLPAKAEKQAWVE from the coding sequence ATGTATCTATCAGACGTTTTATTAGTAGGTATAGATGCCAGGAAAAGCCTTCAGCTCTTCCTGGCTGTTTTTCTTTTTCTTAACTTATCCTGTAAGCCTGCTCAGGAGGATCCTCCAACTTCTATTCCTACCCTTTTCAGAGCTTTAAGCCCCGCGAGTACAGGAATTGATTTCGCTAACCTGATTCATGAAAACGAACGTACTAATTTCCTTACTTATCCCTACATGTATAATGGAGGAGGGGTGGCAGTGGGTGATCTGGACAATGATGGGTTACCGGATATCTATTTTACTGGCAATATGGAAGGCGATAGGCTGTACCACAATCAGGGATCATTAAAGTTTAAAGATATCACCCGGCAGGCAGGCATTCTCAGCCAGAACCTTTGGACAACGGGCGTCACCATGGCAGATGTGAACAATGACGGGTTGCTGGATATTTATGTTTGCCGCTCTGGCGACAGAGGTTTTAGGAATAACCTGCTGTATATCAATCAGGGACACATGAAATTTAAAGAAGAAGCCCGCAACTGGGGTATCAACGACAATGGCTACAGTACACAAGCTACTTTTTTTGACTACGACCTGGATGGAGATTTGGATCTCTACCTTGTCAATCACTCCATTCGCTTTAATTTTAATCAGGAAGAAATTTTCAAAAATAAATTCAGTCCACTTCCCGAAGAAGCCGATCAGTTGTACCGCAATGAAGGGGATCATTTTACCAACGTAAGCCAGGAAGCCGGTATCCAGCATTTTGCCTTTGGCCTCAGTGCCACAGCTGCCGACCTGAATAACGATGGTTATCCTGACATCTACGCAGGCAGTGACTTTTTTGAACCGGATTTTTTGTATATCAATCAGCAGGATGGCACTTTTCGGGACGTGCTAAAACAGAGCACCCGGCATATTTCTTTTTCCAGCATGGGCGCTGATATTGCCGACTACAACAATGACGGTCTGCCTGATATTTTTGTCGCCGACATGCGGGCGGCGGATCACTATCGTTACCAGGCGAATATGGTGGGCATGAACCGGCATAAATTTTCCCGGATGCTGGCTGAAGACTACCACTACCAGTACATGCAAAATACTTTGCAACTTCATCAGGGATACGATGTACAAGGGGTACCGCTTTTCAGTGAAGTAGGACAACTGGCTGGAGTCAGCAGCACTGACTGGAGTTGGTCTGCTTTATTTTTTGATATGGATAATGACGGCTGGAAGGACCTGTTCGTTTCCAATGGTATCGCTCGTGACATTCAGAACAAAGACGCCTGGACCAGGATTAACGAAAGCCGACAGAAACGACCTGCTTTCTCTGAAATGCTGAGTTTTTTTCCAGAAGCTCCTCTGCATAACTATACCTACCACAATGCCGGTGACCTGAGCTTTGAAGATGTGTCCTCATCTTTCGGTATAGATTATCAGGGTGCTAGCAATGGTGTAGCCTATGCTGATTTGGATAATGACGGTGATCTGGATCTGGTGATGAATAATCTTAATGCCCAGGCCTCAGTTTATGAGAACGTGGCTGCCCGGCAAACCGACCAACATTTCCTGCAAATTAAATTCAGAGGTAGAGAGGACAACCATTTTGGCTTAGGAGCCAGGGTTAATATTAGGTACCAGGATCAGCAACAGTATCAGGAACTCAGCCTTAGTCGTGGATTCCAATCTTCCGTTCCGCCAATTTTACACTTTGGTACCGACAGTCTTAAGCAGGTTGATGAAGTAGAAGTTTTTTGGCCCAACGGTAAGCAGCAAATTCTAAAGAATGTGACGGCCGATCAGTTACTTCTTATTGATCAGAAAGATGCTAAGATGCCAGACAAAGACAATAAGAGTCAGGTAAATCAAGCACGCTTACAGCAGTTGAACCTGGTGGAGATCTTACATCAGGAAGAAGCGTTTGATGATTTTGCGAGGGAACCGCTCCTATCCTATAAGTTATCTTCTAACGGCCCGGTAATCGCGATAGCCGATGTAAATAATGATCGGTTGGAAGACTTTTACTTCGGAGGAAGTAAGGGCTTTTCGGGCAAGCTTTATTTACAAAACTCCGATGAAACATTTAGTTCCAGAGAACAAGCGGTCTGGAAAGTTGATCGGAACAATGAAGATACTGATGCGCTATTTTTTGATGTTGACCAAGACGGCGATATGGATCTCTATGTTGCCAGCGGCAGTAATGAGTTTGAAACGTCTTCCCCCCATCTAAAAGACAGGCTTTACCTCAACGACGGCAAAGGTAATTTCTCTTCTGCTAAACTTCCCGATTTATCTCAAAACAATTCCTGTATCGCATCGGCGGACTTTGATCAAGATGGTGACCTGGATATTTTTGTCGGCGGTGCCTCAGTTCCGGGAGCTTATCCTCAGGCAGAAAGCGCTTATCTGCTTATCAATGAAGGAGGCGTATTTAATAAACAAAAATTAGGAATCAAAGGTCTGATCACCGATGCAGTGTGGGCAGATATTGACCAGGATGAGGATGAAGACCTGCTAATTGTAGGCCACTGGATGGCTCCATTGTTATTGGAAAACCAGAATGGCAGTTTACACCCGCCCCGTGATCTTGATTTTGTTGATCACGCACAAAAGCTCAGGATGTCAGGCTTGTGGAATAGCATACTGGCTCAGGATGTTGATCAGGACGGAAAAATAGATTTGGTGCTTGGCAATGAGGGTTTGAACAGCCCCTACAAAGCCTCCAGAGCTCATCCCCTGGAGATGAAGGCCACTGACTTTGATAATAATGGTTCGCTGGATGCTCTGATGGCTTATCACCAAGATGGTAATTCATATCCAGTACAAGGAAGGGATAAAATACTTACGCGTGTTCCTTCCTGGCAGCGCAAATTTCCGGATTACCACAGCTTTGCCAGCATGACCATGGAACAGATTCTGGAGGATGAAACCAGTGACAGCTTACTCCACTTGGAGGTCAACCAATTAGCCTCATGTATTCTTTTCAACGAAGGAAACGGAACATTCAGCTTGCAGCTTCTTCCTATCCAAACCCAGATTTCGGCAGTGCAGGCAATCAGTGCTGCTGATTTGAATCAGGATGGATTTGATGATCTGATTCTGGCAGGTAATCACTACGACTGGGAGGTTGAGACCTCCAGGAATGATGCGGGGATCGGCCTGATACTGCTCTCTACCGGCAAACGAAGTTTTCGTCCTCTTTCGCTATCAGAAAGTGGCTTTCTGGCCGATGAAGAGGTTAGAGATATGGAATTGCTGAAAACAGCCGGAAATTCCACTCTGCTGCTGGTAGGCAGAAATCAGGACAGCCTGCAGGTATACAGGCTGCCTGCCAAGGCAGAGAAACAGGCCTGGGTAGAATAA
- a CDS encoding twin-arginine translocation signal domain-containing protein, with protein sequence MYTNNRRDFLKKSALAAGAGMLPARIRQSNVPQTARYSPWEGISREDVKITDVKATLLSFKLPNDQQWVSSKFLVPKTDAFLVEIFTDQGVVGIGESSPYRGMERMKKYVEEIIRPNLMGKNPFDVELLTASSETAWAGVDVALWDIIGKVNNKPVYQLLAGEGDTDAHIHMYASGGGQFAWYDNPNQLISSDA encoded by the coding sequence ATGTACACCAACAACCGTAGAGATTTCCTGAAAAAATCTGCACTGGCGGCTGGAGCCGGTATGCTTCCAGCTAGAATTCGGCAATCAAATGTTCCCCAAACAGCAAGATACAGCCCGTGGGAGGGGATTAGCCGTGAAGATGTCAAAATTACGGATGTTAAAGCTACGCTGCTTTCCTTCAAACTCCCCAACGATCAGCAGTGGGTAAGCTCTAAATTCCTGGTACCCAAAACCGATGCCTTCCTGGTAGAAATCTTTACCGATCAGGGGGTAGTGGGCATCGGTGAATCTAGTCCTTACCGGGGTATGGAGCGTATGAAAAAGTATGTTGAAGAGATCATTCGCCCTAACCTGATGGGGAAAAATCCTTTTGACGTAGAATTGCTTACCGCCAGCAGTGAAACAGCCTGGGCTGGCGTAGATGTCGCCCTCTGGGACATCATCGGCAAAGTAAATAATAAGCCGGTATATCAATTGCTGGCCGGAGAAGGTGATACAGATGCCCATATTCACATGTACGCCAGCGGCGGGGGGCAATTTGCCTGGTACGACAATCCTAACCAACTCATAAGCTCTGATGCATAA